The Stenotrophomonas maltophilia genome includes a region encoding these proteins:
- a CDS encoding winged helix-turn-helix transcriptional regulator — protein MHADSPCPVARSADLLGDRWALLVIRDAFDGITRFGDFQRSLGAARNILSDRLRRLVEAGILQLQPASDGSAYQEYVLTAAGLELFPLLVALRQWGERHRFGAGEAHSQLIELATRRPLPYMQPRGRDSQPLQPTATRVRKLRDDERDT, from the coding sequence ATGCACGCCGACAGCCCCTGCCCTGTAGCCCGCAGTGCCGACCTGCTCGGTGACCGCTGGGCATTGCTGGTGATCCGCGACGCCTTCGACGGCATCACCCGCTTCGGTGATTTCCAGCGCAGCCTCGGCGCGGCGCGCAACATCCTCAGCGACCGCCTGCGCCGGCTGGTCGAGGCCGGCATCCTGCAGCTGCAGCCGGCCTCCGATGGATCGGCCTACCAGGAGTACGTGCTCACCGCCGCAGGCCTGGAACTGTTCCCGCTGCTGGTCGCACTTCGCCAGTGGGGAGAGCGCCATCGCTTCGGTGCAGGTGAAGCCCATTCACAGCTGATCGAACTGGCGACGCGGCGGCCGCTGCCCTACATGCAGCCGCGCGGGCGCGACAGCCAGCCGCTTCAGCCCACCGCCACCCGCGTGCGCAAGCTCAGGGACGACGAGCGCGACACCTGA